A window of Williamwhitmania sp. contains these coding sequences:
- a CDS encoding acetyl-CoA hydrolase/transferase C-terminal domain-containing protein has product MLKPVRFVSAEEAVKVIKSGDRIHIHSVALAPQKLIKAMCDRGRAGELRDVKIQHLHTEGSAPYAEAEFEGAFFLESFFVGHNVRKATQEGFADYIPVFLSETQKLIRDNVLHVNVAMVQVSPPDKHGYVSLGTSVDCTLAAVECADKVIGVINPNVPRAFGDAMIPMGMIDIFCEDNTPLIEAAPAEPDAIEKAIGTYVAGLVEDGATIQMGIGAIPNAVLGMLGNHKNLGIHTEMFSDGLLPLVEMGVVNGAEKNIDRGKIVSTFLMGSKKVYNFIDDNPGVLMMDVGYTNSIDLISKNPKVTSINSALQVDLTGQVCADSLGTKFYSGVGGQIDFIRGAACSRGGKPIIAMPSVTNKGVSKIASVLNLGAGVVTTRANMHWFVTEYGAVNLYGKSLQERARMIISIAHPDHREALDKAAFERFGPHYHYVSTLAAK; this is encoded by the coding sequence ATGCTCAAGCCAGTAAGATTTGTTTCGGCCGAGGAGGCTGTAAAGGTTATTAAGTCAGGAGACAGGATTCATATTCACAGCGTTGCTCTTGCCCCTCAGAAGTTAATTAAGGCTATGTGTGATAGGGGCAGGGCCGGTGAGCTGAGGGATGTGAAAATACAGCACCTTCACACCGAAGGATCTGCACCATACGCGGAGGCTGAATTTGAGGGTGCTTTTTTCCTTGAATCGTTTTTTGTGGGTCACAACGTTCGTAAGGCCACCCAGGAGGGATTTGCCGATTACATTCCTGTTTTCCTTAGCGAAACGCAAAAGTTGATTCGCGACAACGTGCTGCACGTCAACGTGGCCATGGTTCAGGTTTCTCCTCCCGATAAGCATGGGTATGTATCGCTGGGCACCTCGGTCGATTGCACACTCGCAGCTGTTGAATGTGCCGATAAGGTAATTGGCGTTATCAACCCCAACGTTCCTCGGGCCTTTGGCGATGCCATGATCCCCATGGGCATGATCGACATTTTCTGTGAGGACAACACTCCACTTATTGAAGCCGCACCCGCAGAGCCCGATGCCATAGAGAAGGCCATAGGAACCTACGTTGCCGGATTGGTGGAGGATGGCGCAACCATTCAGATGGGCATTGGGGCCATTCCCAACGCTGTGCTTGGGATGCTGGGAAACCATAAGAATCTTGGTATTCATACCGAAATGTTTTCCGACGGTTTGCTTCCGCTGGTGGAGATGGGCGTTGTAAATGGTGCTGAAAAGAATATTGATAGAGGTAAGATTGTTTCTACCTTCCTTATGGGGTCGAAAAAGGTGTATAACTTTATCGACGATAATCCGGGCGTGCTGATGATGGATGTGGGCTACACCAACTCCATCGACCTTATTAGCAAAAATCCAAAGGTTACCTCCATCAACTCTGCCTTGCAGGTAGACCTCACTGGTCAGGTTTGCGCAGATTCGCTGGGAACCAAGTTTTACTCGGGTGTTGGTGGACAGATTGATTTTATTCGAGGTGCCGCATGTTCCAGGGGCGGTAAGCCGATAATTGCCATGCCCTCCGTGACCAACAAGGGCGTTAGCAAGATTGCCTCGGTGCTTAACTTAGGTGCTGGAGTGGTAACCACGCGCGCCAATATGCACTGGTTTGTTACGGAGTATGGCGCCGTTAACCTTTATGGAAAATCGTTGCAGGAGCGTGCCCGAATGATTATCAGCATTGCCCATCCGGACCATAGGGAAGCGTTGGATAAAGCTGCTTTTGAACGATTTGGACCACATTACCATTACGTGTCTACCTTGGCTGCCAAGTAG